Proteins from a genomic interval of Xiphophorus maculatus strain JP 163 A chromosome 7, X_maculatus-5.0-male, whole genome shotgun sequence:
- the tlk1 gene encoding LOW QUALITY PROTEIN: serine/threonine-protein kinase tousled-like 1 (The sequence of the model RefSeq protein was modified relative to this genomic sequence to represent the inferred CDS: deleted 2 bases in 2 codons) gives MRIQSSGSLEGTPSWSQLSTSPTRTVFQQHTTAGVKASEGTMEELHSLDPRRQELLEARFMGGVSGSTGGSTCSTSGGTKGLTNNECSNHSFGSLGSLSDKESETPEKKQSETTRGRKRKPEIQSESSQGKSAVRGPKISDYFDFQGGNGSSPVRGLPPVLRSPQNSHSQSAQGVAVRQNSSSPTNMSFVDQMPNPKQLSVKFVQTDLTVLKLAALESTKNLDLEKKEGRIDDLLRVNCDLRRQIDEQQKLLEKYKERLNKCITMSKKLLIEKSTQEKQACREKSMQDRLRLGHFTTVRHGASFTEQWTDGYAFQNLVKQQEWINQQREDIERQRKLLAKRKPPSSSNSQAPTTNSEPKQRKTKAVNGAESDPFLKPSLPQLLTLAEYHEQEEIFKLRLGHLKKEEAEIQAELERLERVRNLHIRELKRINNEDSSQFKDHPTLNERYLLLHLLGRGGFSEVYKAFDLIEQRYAAVKIHQLNKNWREEKKENYHKHACREYRIHKELDHPRIVKLYDYFSLDTDTFCTVMEYCEGNDLDFYLKQHKLMSEKEARSIVMQIVNALKYLNEIKPPIIHYDLKPGNILLVDGTACGEIKITDFGLSKIMDDDNYGVDGMDLTSQGAGTYWYLPPECFVVGKEPPKISNKVDVWSVGVIFFQCLYGRKPFGHNQSQQDILQENTILKATEVQFPVKPVVSNEAKAFIRRCLAYRKEDRVDVLQLGSDPYLLPQMRRSSSSGNLQMSAASAGSASSSLISY, from the exons GCACcatggaggagctgcacagcCTGGACCCCCGCAGACAGGAACTGCTGGAGGCTCGTTTTATGGGCGGGGTCAGTGGCAGCACAGGGGGAAGCACGTGCAGCACAAGTGGAGGAACCAAA gGACTGACCAACAATGAATGTTCAAATCATAGTTTTGGAAGTTTGGGATCCTTAAGTGACAAGGAGTCCGAG ACTCCAGAGAAGAAACAGTCAGAAACAACTAGAGGCAGAAAAAGGAAGCCTGAGATCCAGTCAGAGAGCAGCcaag GAAAATCAGCTGTGCGAGGACCCAAAATAAGTGATTACTTTGAT TTTCAGGGAGGGAACGGGTCCAGTCCTGTGAGAGGCCTCCCCCCAGTGCTCCGCTCACCCCAGAACTCACATTCCCAGTCGGCTCAGGGCGTTGCT GTTAGACAAAATAGTTCTTCTCCTACTAATATGTCTTTTGTGGACCAGATGCCAAATCCAAAGCAACTATCGGTCAAATTTGTTCAG ACTGACCTTACAGTTTTGAAGTTGGCTGCCCTTGAAAGTACAAAGAACCTAGACCTTGAGAAGAAGGAGGGTAGAATAGATGACTTGCTAAGG GTAAACTGTGATCTCAGGCGGCAGATAGACGAGCAGCAAAAATTACTTGAAAAGTATAAGGAACGCTTGAATAAATGCATCACCATGAGCAAAAAGTTGCTTATAGAAAAG AGCACACAGGAGAAGCAGGCCTGTCGGGAGAAGAGCATGCAGGATAGGTTACGTCTGGGCCATTTCACCACCGTGAGACACGGCGCCTCCTTCACAGAGCAGTGGACAGACGGCTACGCCTTCCAGAACCTCGTCAA GCAGCAGGAGTGGATAAATCAACAGAGAGAAGACATCGAGAGGCAGAGGAAACTTCTTGCCAAGAGGAAGCCTCCGTCCTCCAGCAACTCCCAAGCACCAACCACAAACTCAGAGCCAAAGCAACGCAAAACCAAGGCAGTGAATGGAGCAGAGAGCGATCCCTTTCTAAAACCCAGCCTACCTCAACT GCTGACTCTAGCAGAATACCATGAACAGGAAGAGATCTTCAAACTGCGACTTGGACATCTGAAGAAG GAAGAAGCTGAGATCCAGGCTGAGCTGGAGCGCCTGGAGAGAGTCCGCAACCTTCACATTAGGGAGCTgaagagaataaataatgaagacAGCTCCCA ATTTAAAGATCACCCCACGCTAAATGAACGGTATCTGCTCCTACACCTCTTGGGTCGGGGAGGCTTTAGTGAAGTTTACAAG GCTTTTGACTTGATTGAACAACGATATGCTGCTGTGAAGATTCACCAACTTAATAAGAACtggagagaagagaaaaaggagaacTATCACAA GCATGCATGTCGAGAGTACAGAATACACAAGGAGCTGGACCATCCCAGGATCGTAAAACTTTACGACTACTTCTCACTGGATACAGACAC GTTTTGTACAGTCATGGAGTACTGCGAGGGCAACGACTTGGATTTCTACTTGAAGCAGCATAAGCTAATGTCTGAGAAAGAGGCGCGGTCTATCGTCATGCAGATTGTGAACGCACTAAAATATCTAAACGAAATCAAACCTCCCATCATCCATTATGACCTTAAACCAG GTAACATCTTGCTAGTGGACGGCACAGCCTGCggggaaataaaaatcacagactTTGGTCTTTCCAAAATAATGGATGACGACAACTATGGCGTTGATGGGATGGACCTGACGTCGCAGGGGGCAGGAACCTACTG GTACCTTCCTCCTGAATGTTTTGTGGTTGGTAAAGAACCGCCAAAGATCTCCAATAAGGTGGATGTGTGGTCAGTCGGTGTCATCTTTTTCCAGTGTTTGTATGGAAGAAAG CCGTTTGGCCACAACCAGTCGCAGCAGGACATTCTGCAGGAGAACACTATTCTCAAAGCTACTGAGGTCCAGTTTCCTGTAAAGCCAGTTGTCAGTAATGAAGCTAAG GCCTTCATAAGACGCTGCCTGGCCTACAGGAAGGAGGATCGAGTCGACGTTCTCCAGCTGGGCAGCGACCCCTACCTGCTCCCTCAAATGCGAAGATCGAGCTCCTCTGGAAATCTACAGATGAGCGCTGCTAGCGCTGGCTCAGCCTCATCCAGTCTCATCTCATACTGA
- the gorasp2 gene encoding Golgi reassembly-stacking protein 2 yields the protein MGGSQSVQIPGGGSEGYHVLRVQEHSPGYHARLEPFFDFIISVCDTRLNRDNDTLKELLRVNVERPVKMLLYNSRTQTVRETTITPSNTWGGQGLLGLSIRFCSFERANQNIWHVLEVEPNSPAGLADLRPYVDYIIGADTAMRESEDLFSLVEAHEGKELKLYVYNTDADNCREVIITPNSDWGGDGSLGCKIGFGYLHRIPTLKEEKNSRSPSQNHKASHIPKDGYTEVQLSAVIPTVPVVVSSSAPTGLEQPLSSLSVSSEPTAVLVNTPTGIPIIPPPNHIPKQSHRLPVNGAATQPGLIPVPGAIPAFNNFPNLNATLPEVGHVPPPGLGIQHDGLPPLNLPAAVSSVTPPDFIYPPVAVNSHTAIYPSSTVHMNSSLTKAPNHSSVPNSGAINFTVTVDSS from the exons ATGGGGGGCTCTCAGAGCGTCCAGATCCCCGGCGGAGGATCCGAAGGTTACCACGTCCTTCGG GTGCAGGAACATTCCCCGGGTTACCACGCTCGACTGGAGCCATTCTTTGATTTTATCATCTCAGTTTGTGACACTAGACTG AACAGGGACAACGACACCCTGAAAGAGCTGCTGAGAGTGAACGTGGAGAGGCCGGTCAAGATGCTGCTGTACAACAGCCGGACGCAAACTGTCCGGGAGACGACCATCACACCCAGCAACACGTGGGGCGGCCAGGGCCTTCTGGGGCTCAGCATTCGCTTCTGCAGCTTTGAACGAGCCAATCAGAACATTTGGCACGTCTTG GAGGTGGAGCCAAACTCTCCTGCAGGCCTGGCTGATTTGAGGCCCTATGTTGACTACATAATCGGAGCGGACACGGCTATGCGTGAG AGCGAAGACCTGTTCTCTCTCGTCGAAGCGCACGAAGGGAAGGAGCTGAAGCTCTACGTTTACAACACAGACGCAGACAACTGCCGAGAGGTGATCATCACCCCGAACTCTGACTGGGGCGGAGATGGCAG TCTCGGGTGTAAGATTGGGTTTGGTTACCTGCACAGGATTCCTACACTTAAGGAGGAAAAGAACTCCCGTTCCCCTTCACAGAATCATAAGGCATCTCATATACCCAAAGACGGCTACACAGAG GTCCAACTCTCTGCTGTCATTCCAACCGTTCCAGTTGTCGTCTCGTCTTCTGCTCCAACTGGATTAGAGCAGCCTCTCAGCAGCTTATCAGTCAGCTCTGAGCCAACGGCTGTCCTCGTTAACACGCCGACAG GAATTCCCATCATCCCACCGCCCAACCATATTCCCAAGCAATCACACCGTCTGCCTGTAAATGGTGCTGCAACACAGCCAG GCTTGATTCCCGTTCCTGGAGCTATTCCAGCCTTCAATAATTTCCCAAACCTAAACGCTACTTTGCCAGAAGTGGGTCATGTTCCGCCGCCTGGACTTGGGATACAGCATGACG GTCTTCCTCCTCTCAACCTTccagctgcagtttccagtGTTACTCCTCCTGACTTCATTTATCCACCCGTTGCTGTTAATTCACACACCGCCATCTATCCCTCTTCCACCGTCCatatgaacagttcactgaccAAAGCCCCCAACCATTCATCGGTGCCCAACTCTGGAGCAATTAATTTCACTGTAACTGTGGACTCATCTTAG